From the genome of Caretta caretta isolate rCarCar2 chromosome 28, rCarCar1.hap1, whole genome shotgun sequence:
GAGCTGCAAGATGTTGGCCCCACCCACCTGGGGCCACAGCGCTCAATGCCCCCGTGGGATGGGCCATGGCAGACTAGAGAAGCTCTCTGGCTGGCCCCTCTGTACCCCCAGGCCGGCCAGCTGAGGCGAAGCCGTGGGATGGGGAgctcccaggccagcccccagtGCACCCCTGGGAGCCGTCAGGCCAGTGACCTGCTCACCTGTAGCGGAGGAGGCTTTGGTGCCGCTCTCATTCACCTCGATCTTCACCTTCTGCAGGGCCTGGGCCACGTACAGAGACTCCTcggctgtgagagagagagagacacagagccgtgagccggggtcccggccccagtgcctcccccctcccagcacccgaGGGACGACGCACAGGCAGGTAGGAGACAGAGTGGGCGGAGGGGGCATCCCCATGCAGGGGTGAGGCCCTCACCTGAGAGGCTGGTGAAGTCCGCGGCGCTGGGGTTGAAGACGTCCCTCacgcccagctgctgcaggggctggcgCAGGTCGGATTCACTCTCCAGGGAGAACCTGTAGGGGGGCGAAGTAGGGGCTCAGCACCAGGAGTGGGGTGGTGGAAACAGCTGCAGCCCCCCCAGTGTCTGCCCCGGGAGTGTGGGCACTGAAAACCCCATGAAGTACCACATCGGCACCAGGGCTTCACCTAGTGTCCTGGtgcagaaatagaacccaggagtcctggctcccagccccccctgctctcacccaccagcccccactcccctctcagagccagggagagaacccaggcatcctggcttgAGGACAAGGGGGGGCGGGTTCTCACTTGGGAAGCACGAGCAGCCGGGGCACTCGGGTCATGTTCGCCTTCCACTCGCCCACCAGCCGGGCGTCGAGGACTCGGGTCAGGGCGGCCAGGGGCACCTCTCGGCGGTACGGGGCGGCGATGAGCATGCTGAGCGTTTCCCCGTGGTACGGCAGCTCCAGCACATCGTAGTCCACTTGGTCCGGGGTGGAGAACTCGCCTGGGTGGAGCGGGGAGAGACGGGGTTAACAGGGCAGGGCCGccaccccccgctccccgcccgggctggggagggtcaGACCCGCcaaccgccccccacccccgccaggggCCGCCACTGACCGTAGTTGAACTTGGCCGTCTGCTCCATCATGGGCACCACCACGCTGCTCCCGTCCGACTTGTGGAAGACACGCCAGTGTGTGGCCGCCTCCGGGAAGGGCAGCTTCCAGAGCCCCTTGAAATACACCGCGTTCACCAGCACCAGGCGGGTCAGGTCGTCCACGGTGCCCGGCCCCAGGAAGTCACTGATCATCCCTGCAACCACgggcgggggttgggggtcaGAGggcaatggaacccaggagtcctggctcccagcccccctgctctgacccaccagcccccactcccctcccagagccagggagggaacccaggagtcccagccgcTCACCGTGGGTGCTGTCCTGGACCCAGGCGTTGATGATGAAGCGAGCCCGCTCGCCCTCCGTGAAGTTGACCTGTTTGACGGTCTGGCGGAAGGCGCGGGTGAACGTCTTCATGAACCCGGGGGCCAGCCCCAGGTCCCGCTGCACGAAGAGCGCGTCGGCAACGTCCACCTTGTCCTGGTTCTTCGGGGCCGTCAGCTCCTTGCGGAGCCACCGCAGGGCCTGGGGGACGCCCCGCTCTGCAGGGGAGGCATGGCTTGTCAGGGCAATGAAGGGTTAACGCTATGAAGGGTATCTCACAGTGTGGAGacggggcagggcagctggttatatggggacccctcgcccggcgctgagatgcgccCATGTCTGGGGCAGGGTGTCTGGTTATCcagggaccccttgcccggcgctgagatgcagccacctctggggcggggcggctggttacacaggggccCACTCGCACCATGCTGGGGCATTAGGACCAGTACTGACTGTTGGGGAGagcgccccttccccagccccttacCATTGACCCCATACTCCATGGCTGCCTTGATCTGACTCCggctctccccagcagctgccatCTGCAGCATGGCCAGCACAGAGGCCACCCCGAAAGGGGAGAAGGCCACGTTACGATCCGGGGATGCCTTGGCCACCTCCCGGAAAACCTTCACCCCAAAGTCGGCAGAGAGATGGGCCACACGGGAGCTGGTGGGGTGGCGCAGCGGGTCGGCCACGCACAGGAGGGCCATGCCGGCCAGAACCACTAGTGGGAGCTGCATCCTAGAGGGAGAAAGCAGGAAGGGTTAGaaaagaactcaggagtcctggctcccagccactcacggtgctctaacccaccagcccccactcccctcccagggccggggagagaagccaggagtcctggctcccagcccccctgctgtaacccccagcccccactcccctcccagagccagggagagaacccaggcgtcccggctcccagccccccctgctccaacccaccagcccacactcccttcccagagccggggagagaacccaggagtcctggctcccagccccccctgctctgacccaccagcccacactcccctcccagagccggggagagaacccaggagtcctggctcccagccccccctgctctgacccaccagcccctaCTCCCCTCCTGGAGCCGCGTGGAACATCAGCGCTTAGTGGCACCTCTACTCGCCCCCCCTACAAACAGCCCACGGCTCCCCGTAAGCCCCCCACGGCTCCCCGTAAGCCCCCAACCCCAGGCCGATTCCAGCCTGGACACCCCGCCATCCCCTAAGCAGGGGCTGTCCAAGGGCGCACGCCCCGGGCTGGCTCCAGGGAGCCCAGAGCCCGGCCCCCGGTGTGTGtgcgcgccccccaccccagccgctGTGCTCACCTGGAGACGTGCCGGGACCCAGAGGCTGTGCCAAGCGCCCCGGTCCCTCCGCCTTATATGCGCTCTCCGTGCGCCCAGGGCGCAGGAAGCCGGGTGAACTcatcccgccccgccccgccccccttctcctccccccctctgCGTGGGGGACGGGACACCCCTCCACGGCTACAGTCCCCAGGTCCTAGCGCCtggcttggtgtgtgtgtgtggtggtggtgggggggggaagccagCAGGGCGGGGGGTTGGGGTTCCTGTCCTGTCCCGACTTCCCTCTCCGAGGGCTGCTGGCATCGGGGACCCCAGAGGGCAGGCGTGGCCCTGTGCCCTGATGCGCTCACTGtgggccccagccccccccgccgTCCTCACCAGGGGGGTGCGATACCCCCCAGATAAAGGGGGGGCTGAGTCCCTTTTGCTGCCCCAGTGCACAGTGACCCCCCCCAGGGGACAGCATCCTctgctgtgtccccccccccagtgcatcTCCCCCTTGCTGCCAGGTCTGGCcctggggggatgaggggggcagagctgggtcaGACTGGcggggctgtgttggggggcagagctgggggacgtTGCTATGGGGAAGCTCTGGAACAAAATAAACAAGAAGCCTGTCttggcactgtgtgtgtgtgtgtgtgcgggtgcGTCAGACAGGCCTGTcttggcagggtgtgtgtgtgtttgtgtgtgtgtcagacagGCCTGTCTTGGCAGGGTGTGTGTCAGACAGGCCTGTCTTGGCAGGGTGTGTGTCAGACAGCTGTGCGTGTGAGGGGTTTGTGCTGGGACAGATGCAGTGTCTGCCTGGGGAAGTAGTGTGCGAGGGGCGAACGCCTGTTTCTACAGGGAGGAGGTTCTCAGCATGTGAACTTGGGTGTGGAGGTGTGTGTCAGAcagacctgtgtgtgtgtgtgtgtgtgtgtgtctggttgtctctgtgtgtgtttgcgaCTGGGTGCCTCTATGTGTTTGTGGCTGGGtgtctccgtgtgtgtgtgtgtgtgtggggggagggctgggtgtcTCCGTATGTGAGTGTGGTTGGGTGTCTCCTTGTGTGTTTGTGGCtgggtgtctctgtgtgtgtgtgcatgtgtggctGAGTGTGGCTGGGtgtctccgtgtgtgtgtgtgtgtctgggtgtctccctgtgtgtctgggtgtctccgtgtgtgtgtgtggttgggtgtctccctgtgtgtctgaGTGTCTCCGTGTGcgtctctggctgggggtgcccgTGTGTGGCTGGGTGcctccatgtgtgtgtgtgtggctgggtctctc
Proteins encoded in this window:
- the SERPINE1 gene encoding plasminogen activator inhibitor 1, which produces MQLPLVVLAGMALLCVADPLRHPTSSRVAHLSADFGVKVFREVAKASPDRNVAFSPFGVASVLAMLQMAAAGESRSQIKAAMEYGVNERGVPQALRWLRKELTAPKNQDKVDVADALFVQRDLGLAPGFMKTFTRAFRQTVKQVNFTEGERARFIINAWVQDSTHGMISDFLGPGTVDDLTRLVLVNAVYFKGLWKLPFPEAATHWRVFHKSDGSSVVVPMMEQTAKFNYGEFSTPDQVDYDVLELPYHGETLSMLIAAPYRREVPLAALTRVLDARLVGEWKANMTRVPRLLVLPKFSLESESDLRQPLQQLGVRDVFNPSAADFTSLSAEESLYVAQALQKVKIEVNESGTKASSATAAILYARMAPLEIIMDRPFLFMVRHNPTGAILFMGQVMEP